AAACACCACAATCGAAATATAAAAGGCCGCCCAAAGCGACTCGATAAAATCGTTAAGATAAGTGAAGGTGGCGGACCGAGGAGGATTTACACCCACACCACAAAGCATTGTTTTATATAAATGAATTTCTTTCATAATTTGTCACACCGATGCACTGTCTTTCACGGCTTCAGCAATCAACCGGCAAGACGCGGAACGAAGGGGGCGTTCGCCGCAGTGTCGCCGATGTCTGTCTGGAACAACCCAGCCAAGAACCCGGAGCTCGATTATATCCGTTTGATTAGAAAATGACCTCAAAGACTTGTGCGTCGAGCAAAAAAACCGTTCTTTGCGTCCGTGCCCATACTGGAATTATGAAAGAACGAAGATGACACGGATTGTTTCGTTTTCAGGATCCGGCCTTGACCTGGGTGCTCTACATTGCGCCATGCTTGCCGCGTTTTCTGACTATGTCGTTCCTTTGCAACCAGATGCGGACACGTTCAAAGCGGCGCTGAGTTCCAGAGGTTTTGACCCCGAGGCGTCCTTCGTTGCCGTTGACAATGATGAAGTCATCGGGTTCTGGAACGTCGCGACGCGGAACACCAAAAGGTATCTGATAGGCAGCGGAACACGGATCGAGCACAGAGGCCGCGGATTAGCGTCTCGTTTGGGTATGGCGGCGATATGTGTGGCCGAGAATGCTGGAATCAAGAGCTTTTGGCTTGAGGTTATCGAGGGCAACACAGGCGCTGAACGTCTCTATCGGAAGCTGGGATTTGATGTGACCAGAAAGCTCGACTGCTATCGGCTTGATCATCCATCTCCTGATCGGTCCTCATGCGAATTGTCGGATTTTGACACCGTGGCCAATGTCATTCAGCGGTATTCGACCTGGGAGCCAACTTGGCAAAACGCCACGGAATGCCTTTACGGCGCGCAGCTGACATCTTTCTTACATGAAGAAGGCGGCGTCATCGTCGGCGCAGGTGGCCTCGTGCATCAGATTGCCGCCAGCGAACCCTCGGCTTTGGAAGACCTCCTCGCTGCGGCAGCCACAGTCGGCTCGCTGACATTGGTCAATGTCGATACCGCTGACAACGTCTTGTGTTCTCTTGTGCAGAAGCTTGGGGCTCATCGTTTTATCGTTCAGTCTGAAATGCGCCTGTCGTTGCCAAAAGTCTTCTAGAGGTCCTTCGAGCCCGGTGCCGCATCAAGCAGTTTGGGCTCTTCTGAAACCTTCGCCACAAAGTATACGAACGGCCGTTCTAGGAACGGATGCCGTTTGCTGAGGAGCCCTTGAACTGGTAAAACGCAGGCCCAGCCGACATCCTGGTACTTTCAACCAACGACTGCTTCCAAAATAACGCTATCGCGGCGCAAAGAACATCGGGCCGTTTGCTGACATACTCTGCTAAGGGTAGATGGCAGTGGCTTGATTGGCTTCGCCGACATTTATTCGTAGCCAAAGTAAGCGATCAGGCTTGACCGGTAACATGTAAAATTTCGAATATTGGTATCGATCAGGCGTTAGGGGATCCTTGAATGCAGCCGTCAAAATAAATTCTAAGCATTCGGTTCTAATTCACAATAGATGGGGTCAGAACGTGATCAGCGGGCTAAAGGTATCGTTAACTTGATTGACGCGCCCGATGTACCTTCCAGAAGTTCCAAACGCCCGTCATGATTTTGCATCACTCTACTGGCGATCGGCAAGCCCAATCCACTGCCCGGCCCTCCGCCCGCTTGGGAAAAGCGGCTGAGCGCTTCAATGTGCCGATCTACGGGGATGCCGATGCCATCATCACTAACAATTAAAACTGCATTCGATCCGTCCGCCGACAAATCAAGTGTAATCTGTGTCAGGTCTGGCCCGCCATGAGTGATTGAATTGGTAAGCAGGTTCAGCACAGCTTCTTGCAGCATGATGGTATCTGCGGTGACGATTACATTCTCTGTCGGAAGGGCATAGATCAGCTCGACGCTACTCTGCGGGTTTTGCTGACTGAAAACAGTCCCGACGTAGCGGACAAAGGCACCCAGTTCGACGGGCAAACCTGAACGAAGAATATCTGCACCACTCGCGCGTTCGAATGACAAAAGTTTGTTCGTCAGATCACTGGCCTCTTTTGCCGCAAGAAGGAGTTCAGCACTGCGCCTTTGCGCGGCTTTCGCCGTTGGTGCGTTCTCAACAGCTTCAGCGAGCGCGAGCACGCCCGCAACGGGGTTCCGAAGTTGGTGCGCGGCGTTAGAGATGAATTCATCTTTGGAACTGATCCTTCGCGAAATGCGGTCGAGCAAAGCATTGAGCGTACTCACGAGCCCCTGCGCTTCTACAGGCACAGCACGGCGGATGGGCTTAAGCTCGGTTGGGCTTCGTTCTGCGATGGCGCGTTCGAGATCAAGCAGGGGGCGCAGTCCCAGCCCGACGCCAAACCAGACCACCACAGCGACACAAAGCACAAGCAGTGTAATCACGGCAAAGGAGCGTGACAGGACATCGCGCACAAAGCTGCTGCGAACCTGCGCGCTTTGCCAGACTGTGATACTGAAAACACCCGCCACACCACTGACCACGGTACTGTCGCGATAGCGCAATACGCGCACGTTTTCACTTTGATAGGTGCTGTTGTAATACTGAGGGTCGGTTGGCCCATCGCGCAAGGCGCTTGGCAGAACCGGCGGCGTTGAGTAACCGGTCACAAACACCCCGTCAGGCGCATAAACATGGTAGAAGATAGGCCCGCCGGACGTGTCGTTTAAAAGCCGCTGCGTAGAGGGGCTGATCGCGTCGCCATCCGACAAGGCCACATCGCGTGAGATTGCAAGCGCTGCGGACAAGAGACCGCGGTCGAAAATGTTTTCAGCCCGGTCTGTCGTTGTATCGAATTGCCACGCAGCAGCGATAAGAGAGATGACCAGAAGCGGCGGTAGAATGATCAAGGTAAGCCGCGCGCGCAGGGACTTTAGCTTCATTGTCATGTCTCGGCTGACATCTGGTACCCGAGACCGCGCCGCGTACGGATCGTGATCCCGTATTGTTTCAGGCGGCTGCGCAAGCGCGAAACATAGACTTCGACAACAGTCTCTTCGACATCGGCCCCCACGCCATAGACATGATCCAGAACGGCGGTTTTTGAAACCGTGCGCCCTTCCACCGCTAAGAGACATTCAAAGACAGACATCTCGCGGCGCGGTAGGTCTATTTCGGTCTGACCGTCGAACAACTGCCGCGCAGCAGGGTCAAACTGCAACGCGCCGAAAGTGCGTAACTGTTGCTGGGGGATATCACGCCTGCGCAACAGGGCCCGCACACGCGCCTCCAGCTCTGCCATCTCGAACGGTTTGATCAGGTAATCGTCCGCCCCCGCATCAAGGCCCGTCACCCGATCTTCTGTATCCGCTCGCGCGGTAAGTAGGATCACCGGTCTGGTATCGCCCCGCCCGCGCATTTGCTTGAGCAGCGACAGCCCGTCCTGACCTGGCAGATTGATATCAAGGATAACCAAATCAGCCTGATCACGGGCCAGATACCCCTCCGCTGCGCTGCCGTCATGCAGCACATCTACAGCATGGCCAGCGTCCTCAAGACGGTAGTTAATACCCTTTGCAAGGCTGACGTTATCCTCGACCAGTGTGATCCGCACGTTGAATGAATCCCGATAATGCAAGTCTGGTGCAAGGTTCGCAGGTCAAAAGGCATACATCAACCGGGGGCGGACACCCCCGGAACGATTCGAAATTGGCCCCTTTGGGAGAAGGGGCATGCAAAACCGGGAGGAATATATGTCCATTTTCAAAACCACGCGCCGCGTGGCCGTGAGCCTTGTCGCTGCGGCTGCTGCAACATTTGGTCTGCAAGCGAATGCTGGCGGTCATGGCATCGATCTGACGGGCAAAACCGTTGAATGGATCATTCCATTCTCCGAGACTGGCGGCTCCGCTAAATGGGCCAACTTCTATGCGCCACTGCTTTCCGAAGCGTTGCCAGGCCAGCCGACTGTTGTTGTAAAGTTCATGCCAGGTGCGGGCTCGACCAAGGGTGCCAACTTTTTCCAAGAGCAGTCTTATGAGGACGGCACGCTGATCTTCGGTTCTTCAGGCTCGACCCAGTTCCCTTATCTGTTGGGCGATCCACGGGTGAAATTCGAATACGCTGACTGGAACGTTGTTCTTGCCTCCGGCACTGGCGGCGTGGCCTATTTGCC
The Sulfitobacter noctilucicola genome window above contains:
- a CDS encoding GNAT family N-acetyltransferase, with translation MTRIVSFSGSGLDLGALHCAMLAAFSDYVVPLQPDADTFKAALSSRGFDPEASFVAVDNDEVIGFWNVATRNTKRYLIGSGTRIEHRGRGLASRLGMAAICVAENAGIKSFWLEVIEGNTGAERLYRKLGFDVTRKLDCYRLDHPSPDRSSCELSDFDTVANVIQRYSTWEPTWQNATECLYGAQLTSFLHEEGGVIVGAGGLVHQIAASEPSALEDLLAAAATVGSLTLVNVDTADNVLCSLVQKLGAHRFIVQSEMRLSLPKVF
- a CDS encoding response regulator transcription factor, translated to MRITLVEDNVSLAKGINYRLEDAGHAVDVLHDGSAAEGYLARDQADLVILDINLPGQDGLSLLKQMRGRGDTRPVILLTARADTEDRVTGLDAGADDYLIKPFEMAELEARVRALLRRRDIPQQQLRTFGALQFDPAARQLFDGQTEIDLPRREMSVFECLLAVEGRTVSKTAVLDHVYGVGADVEETVVEVYVSRLRSRLKQYGITIRTRRGLGYQMSAET
- a CDS encoding sensor histidine kinase is translated as MTMKLKSLRARLTLIILPPLLVISLIAAAWQFDTTTDRAENIFDRGLLSAALAISRDVALSDGDAISPSTQRLLNDTSGGPIFYHVYAPDGVFVTGYSTPPVLPSALRDGPTDPQYYNSTYQSENVRVLRYRDSTVVSGVAGVFSITVWQSAQVRSSFVRDVLSRSFAVITLLVLCVAVVVWFGVGLGLRPLLDLERAIAERSPTELKPIRRAVPVEAQGLVSTLNALLDRISRRISSKDEFISNAAHQLRNPVAGVLALAEAVENAPTAKAAQRRSAELLLAAKEASDLTNKLLSFERASGADILRSGLPVELGAFVRYVGTVFSQQNPQSSVELIYALPTENVIVTADTIMLQEAVLNLLTNSITHGGPDLTQITLDLSADGSNAVLIVSDDGIGIPVDRHIEALSRFSQAGGGPGSGLGLPIASRVMQNHDGRLELLEGTSGASIKLTIPLAR